In the genome of [Mycoplasma] phocae, one region contains:
- a CDS encoding glycine--tRNA ligase — translation MQKNEKKNIQEIINHLKISGFVYQNSEIYGGLVNTWDYGPLALPILNSIKKYWIREFITREGNFQIDSKIIMNPSVWKASGHTDNFSDFLIENKVNQKRYRADHIVKDLFPEINVEKTTFQELEKIIKSNVKEYDNSKCDWGSIRPFNLMFKTQLGAIDNSASETYLRPETAQGIFINFKNVTRTMRAKLPFGIGQIGKSFRNEITPRDFIFRTREFEQMELEFFCNEVDSDKYYKYWISKCEKFVKFLGINSKNIRVREHEKEELSHYSKGTSDIEYLFPFGWGELLGIANRGNYDLTQHMKFSQESLEYLDENGKKIIPYVIEPSIGLDRLLLALIIDSYDVEKLDNEDSRVILKLDFNIAPIQLAIFPLMKKLSEEAKSIYQNILKNSSIRVTYDESGSIGKRYRRQDAIGTPFAITVDFETLENNTVTIRNRDTMVQERILVSEIDNYLSKFKK, via the coding sequence ATGCAAAAAAATGAAAAAAAAAATATTCAGGAAATAATTAATCATTTGAAAATATCTGGTTTTGTATATCAAAATTCAGAAATTTATGGAGGATTGGTAAATACATGAGATTATGGTCCTTTGGCATTACCAATTTTAAATTCTATAAAAAAATATTGAATTAGAGAATTTATTACTAGAGAAGGCAATTTTCAAATCGATTCAAAAATTATTATGAATCCTAGCGTTTGAAAAGCCAGTGGACACACCGATAATTTTTCCGATTTTTTAATTGAAAATAAAGTTAATCAAAAACGATATCGTGCTGATCACATTGTTAAGGATCTATTCCCTGAAATAAATGTAGAAAAAACAACTTTTCAAGAATTGGAAAAAATTATTAAAAGCAATGTAAAAGAATATGATAACTCAAAATGTGATTGAGGTTCTATTCGTCCATTTAATTTGATGTTTAAAACTCAACTTGGAGCTATAGATAATTCGGCATCAGAAACATATCTTAGACCTGAAACTGCCCAAGGAATTTTTATTAATTTTAAAAATGTAACTAGAACTATGAGAGCGAAATTACCATTTGGAATTGGCCAAATAGGTAAGAGTTTTAGAAATGAAATTACTCCACGTGATTTTATTTTTAGAACAAGAGAATTTGAACAAATGGAACTTGAATTTTTTTGTAATGAAGTTGATAGTGATAAATACTACAAATATTGAATTTCTAAATGTGAGAAATTTGTTAAGTTCTTAGGAATAAATTCTAAAAATATTAGAGTCCGTGAACATGAAAAGGAAGAATTAAGTCATTATTCAAAGGGAACTAGTGATATTGAATATTTATTTCCTTTCGGATGAGGTGAATTGTTGGGAATTGCCAATAGAGGTAATTATGATTTAACACAACACATGAAATTTTCACAGGAATCATTAGAATACTTAGATGAAAATGGAAAAAAAATTATTCCTTATGTAATAGAACCTTCAATCGGCCTTGATCGATTATTACTTGCTTTAATTATCGATTCATACGATGTTGAAAAATTAGATAACGAAGATAGTAGAGTAATCTTAAAATTAGATTTTAATATCGCTCCTATACAACTAGCAATTTTTCCATTAATGAAAAAATTAAGTGAAGAAGCAAAATCAATATATCAAAATATATTAAAAAATTCTTCAATAAGAGTAACGTATGATGAAAGTGGTTCAATTGGTAAAAGATATCGTAGACAAGATGCAATTGGTACTCCTTTTGCAATCACTGTAGATTTTGAAACTCTTGAAAATAATACAGTAACAATTAGAAATAGAGATACGATGGTTCAAGAGCGAATTTTAGTTAGCGAAATTGACAATTATTTATCAAAATTCAAGAAATAG
- the ffh gene encoding signal recognition particle protein has product MLDFIQKRMQKSMQKINKKMSINEEDILEVLREVKIALLEADVNLEVVKAFTKQVKEKALDSQIIGKLNQQQTVLKIFKDELTNILGIKACEVKLKNIPTKIMMIGLQGSGKTTTAAKLSVFLKKKNVGKSPLLVGDDIYRPAAREQLKQLAKQTQTDFFTKEENDAVKIAQEAVEEAKKNKNDLVIIDTAGRLAIDESLMNELKNVKKAVKPDYIFLVIDAMSGQDVINTAKKFHEELILDGTIITKLDSDARGGAALSVTHLLNVPIVFIGNSEKLNGLEMFHPDRMADRILGMGDVLSLIEKASEEVDEKLVKKIGYKMMTGKFDLSDLMNSLSQIKKLGKMKSILKMIPGISDKINDQKIEEAEEKFKIYTYLINSMTENEKKNPRLLKNASRKQRILQGSGRTAREFNMLITDFERMAKQMKELASGNLKMKPGTPEF; this is encoded by the coding sequence ATGTTAGATTTTATACAAAAAAGAATGCAAAAATCAATGCAAAAAATTAACAAAAAAATGTCAATTAATGAAGAAGACATTTTAGAAGTTTTACGTGAAGTTAAAATAGCTTTATTAGAAGCTGACGTTAACTTAGAGGTTGTCAAAGCCTTTACAAAACAAGTTAAAGAGAAAGCATTGGATAGCCAAATTATAGGAAAATTAAACCAACAACAAACCGTCTTAAAAATTTTTAAAGATGAATTGACTAATATTTTAGGAATTAAAGCTTGCGAAGTTAAATTAAAAAATATTCCAACAAAAATTATGATGATTGGATTGCAGGGTTCAGGAAAAACTACAACAGCTGCCAAACTTTCAGTTTTCTTGAAAAAGAAAAATGTGGGGAAAAGCCCATTATTAGTAGGAGATGATATTTACCGTCCTGCTGCTCGTGAACAACTTAAACAATTAGCAAAACAAACACAAACAGATTTTTTTACTAAAGAAGAAAATGATGCAGTAAAAATTGCTCAAGAAGCAGTTGAAGAAGCAAAGAAAAATAAAAATGATTTGGTTATTATTGATACTGCTGGTCGTTTAGCAATTGATGAATCATTAATGAATGAATTGAAAAATGTTAAAAAAGCAGTAAAACCTGATTATATTTTTCTTGTTATTGATGCAATGAGTGGTCAAGATGTCATTAATACTGCCAAAAAATTCCATGAAGAATTGATACTGGATGGAACAATTATTACTAAGCTTGATAGTGATGCCCGGGGAGGAGCGGCATTAAGTGTTACTCATCTTTTAAACGTTCCAATTGTATTTATTGGAAATAGTGAAAAATTAAATGGACTTGAAATGTTTCACCCTGATCGAATGGCAGATCGTATTTTAGGAATGGGAGATGTTTTAAGTTTAATTGAAAAAGCCAGTGAAGAAGTAGATGAAAAATTAGTTAAAAAAATTGGTTACAAAATGATGACTGGTAAATTTGATTTAAGTGACTTGATGAATAGTTTATCGCAAATCAAAAAATTAGGAAAAATGAAATCAATTTTAAAAATGATTCCGGGAATATCAGATAAAATTAACGATCAAAAAATTGAAGAAGCTGAAGAAAAATTCAAGATTTATACTTATTTAATTAATTCAATGACTGAAAATGAAAAGAAAAATCCTAGATTATTAAAAAATGCTTCAAGAAAACAACGTATTCTACAAGGTAGTGGAAGAACTGCTCGTGAATTTAATATGTTAATTACTGATTTCGAAAGAATGGCAAAACAAATGAAGGAATTAGCATCCGGAAATCTTAAAATGAAACCAGGAACTCCAGAATTTTAA
- a CDS encoding SGNH/GDSL hydrolase family protein, whose product MHKTSEELKKYFKAENHDKSIIDEEINYIAIGDYFASGFNSKIGFNTNGMLENGVISGVDYPSFFASELRNNNFRLNSFYNLSIPSTNIDFILALVKNDKKELHKMENRIDLLQSIDWHAKNLYKNYFTNLFKEWNIGKNDFEIYRRYIKNANLITITLGFEDLFFKLPFEKIFKLSKLEKIAKSKIINEVCNEIQSIATNIIKKYQKLIWEIKSANSKAKIVITNYIKPLLYLDHFFDSFIWRDEAIKFNLYDYAFEWLNYIAKIVAHNCKVNFIDIYDELYWKRHKNNLCENIFSLFCTERGYKKVAFDLFAKLALKKDEFIAEDLKNEDFTNKYIDYQPYWTNDINSYRQLFKSELSNQKLLKEIYGENKNFKILIYSPIENKLSNHLASYLNISDYLDLYIRFSDSDIGLIFKNTLLNTFNEINDKYKSIELIKNFLNDNLLGKKMLLPLFKQNKIDKILFILQIELTKNNDFSDIDYLYLKNKLVKIIRNNQNDIYSIFKLFFSSGIINEKKSEIKDIVISFVKDIMNTNFLEHFINFKNDYKFKIIKEYLSSLKSFEDLIDFVVENIINYSSGYSKLSNFDELWNIFIVKNKYKLLAFLHRIFNEISNEENIEKTTNFLMETIKISRRLQSFKPNNERIIKTTIFDALSLLKANPIFLKNCFQILLKDVKNISLYNLFLKEKKSKSKLKLRHFITLNNNFIISIKIIKAFNLIKKLIKKN is encoded by the coding sequence ATGCATAAAACAAGTGAAGAATTAAAAAAATATTTTAAAGCTGAAAATCATGATAAATCGATTATTGATGAAGAAATTAACTATATAGCAATTGGCGATTATTTTGCTTCTGGTTTCAATAGTAAAATTGGCTTTAACACCAATGGAATGCTTGAAAATGGAGTGATATCCGGAGTTGATTATCCATCATTTTTTGCTTCTGAATTAAGAAATAATAATTTTAGGTTAAATAGTTTTTATAATCTTTCTATTCCGTCAACAAATATTGATTTTATTTTGGCACTTGTTAAAAATGACAAAAAAGAGCTTCATAAAATGGAGAATAGAATTGATCTGCTACAATCAATTGATTGACATGCTAAAAATTTATATAAAAATTATTTTACAAATTTATTCAAAGAATGAAACATAGGTAAAAATGATTTTGAAATATATCGTCGTTATATTAAAAATGCGAACTTAATTACTATTACACTTGGTTTTGAAGACTTATTTTTTAAACTTCCATTTGAAAAAATTTTTAAATTATCAAAATTAGAAAAAATTGCTAAATCTAAAATAATTAATGAGGTTTGCAATGAAATTCAATCAATTGCCACCAATATTATTAAAAAATATCAAAAATTAATATGAGAAATTAAATCAGCTAATTCAAAAGCCAAAATTGTTATAACCAACTATATAAAACCGCTACTATATTTAGACCATTTTTTTGATAGTTTTATTTGACGTGATGAAGCTATTAAATTCAACCTATATGATTATGCTTTTGAATGATTAAATTATATAGCCAAAATTGTAGCACATAATTGTAAGGTTAATTTCATTGATATATATGATGAGTTGTATTGAAAAAGACATAAAAATAATTTATGTGAAAATATTTTTTCACTATTTTGTACAGAGCGTGGTTATAAAAAAGTGGCTTTTGATCTATTCGCAAAATTAGCGCTTAAAAAAGATGAATTTATAGCTGAAGATTTAAAAAATGAAGACTTTACAAATAAGTATATTGATTATCAACCATATTGAACAAATGACATAAATTCATATCGTCAACTTTTTAAAAGTGAACTATCAAATCAAAAATTACTTAAGGAAATTTATGGAGAGAATAAAAACTTTAAAATCCTTATTTATTCACCAATTGAAAATAAATTATCAAACCATTTAGCATCTTATTTAAATATTTCAGATTATTTAGATTTATACATTAGATTTAGTGATTCTGATATTGGTTTAATTTTTAAAAATACTTTACTAAACACTTTTAATGAGATTAACGATAAATATAAATCAATTGAGTTGATCAAAAATTTTTTAAATGATAACCTTTTGGGAAAAAAGATGCTTTTGCCACTATTTAAACAGAATAAGATTGACAAAATTTTATTTATTTTGCAAATTGAATTAACAAAAAATAACGATTTTTCTGACATTGATTATTTATATTTGAAAAATAAACTTGTCAAAATTATTCGTAATAATCAAAATGATATTTATAGTATTTTTAAACTATTTTTTAGTTCGGGAATTATTAATGAAAAAAAATCGGAAATTAAAGATATTGTTATTTCTTTTGTTAAAGATATTATGAATACTAATTTTCTTGAACACTTTATCAATTTCAAAAATGATTATAAATTTAAAATTATTAAAGAATATTTATCTAGTTTAAAATCATTTGAAGATTTAATTGATTTTGTCGTTGAAAATATTATTAATTATTCAAGTGGATATTCTAAATTAAGTAATTTTGATGAATTATGAAATATTTTTATTGTCAAAAATAAATATAAATTATTAGCTTTCTTGCATAGAATTTTTAACGAAATTAGTAATGAAGAGAATATTGAAAAAACTACGAATTTCTTGATGGAAACTATTAAAATTTCAAGAAGACTTCAAAGTTTTAAACCAAATAATGAAAGAATAATCAAAACTACAATTTTTGATGCTCTTAGTCTACTAAAAGCCAATCCTATATTTTTAAAAAATTGTTTTCAAATTTTACTAAAAGATGTTAAAAATATTTCGTTATATAACTTATTTTTAAAAGAAAAAAAATCGAAATCTAAATTAAAATTACGACACTTCATTACTTTAAATAATAATTTTATTATTTCAATAAAAATAATTAAAGCATTTAATTTAATTAAAAAGCTTATTAAGAAAAATTAA
- the ylqF gene encoding ribosome biogenesis GTPase YlqF, with protein sequence MIHWFPGHMAKQFKLLKEKYKIFDLFIIVLDSRIPISSFNNDIYQIANNKPILFVFNKSDKADTNKLQEFLEDYKKRGKVLVTNLKSNNAYGKINSKLNEFYLELKKKNELKGKLTPSLKCIVLGVPNVGKSTFINLMAKTKSAKVGANAGITRSEQWINCRNYLLLDTPGLLMPKLNNNETGAKLALVGSIRYEALNQNELIVELYRLVSKYYPEKLESLSLLATADETEILNNITKLAQIKNFLAKNNGFNLDKAIKFLINYFKDLDHVIFDKKENNA encoded by the coding sequence ATGATACATTGATTCCCGGGTCATATGGCCAAACAGTTTAAATTATTAAAAGAAAAATACAAAATTTTTGATTTGTTTATTATTGTTTTAGATAGTAGAATTCCAATTTCTTCATTTAATAATGACATTTATCAAATTGCTAATAATAAACCAATCTTATTTGTTTTTAATAAATCCGATAAAGCTGATACAAATAAATTACAAGAATTCCTAGAAGATTATAAAAAGCGCGGTAAGGTATTGGTGACTAATTTAAAATCCAATAATGCCTATGGAAAAATTAATTCAAAATTAAACGAATTTTATTTGGAATTAAAAAAGAAAAATGAGTTAAAAGGAAAATTGACTCCTTCATTAAAATGTATTGTTTTAGGCGTTCCTAATGTTGGTAAAAGCACATTTATTAATTTAATGGCAAAAACTAAATCAGCTAAAGTTGGAGCAAATGCCGGGATAACTCGATCAGAGCAGTGAATTAATTGTCGAAATTATTTACTATTAGATACTCCAGGGCTATTAATGCCAAAATTAAATAACAATGAAACTGGCGCTAAGTTAGCTTTAGTTGGTTCAATTCGTTACGAAGCATTGAATCAAAATGAATTGATTGTGGAATTGTATCGATTAGTTTCAAAATACTATCCTGAAAAACTAGAAAGCTTGTCACTTTTAGCTACTGCTGATGAAACAGAAATTTTAAATAATATTACCAAATTGGCACAAATAAAAAATTTCTTAGCTAAAAATAATGGTTTTAATTTAGATAAAGCAATTAAATTCTTAATTAATTATTTCAAAGATCTCGATCATGTAATATTCGATAAAAAGGAAAACAATGCATAA
- a CDS encoding tRNA (cytidine(34)-2'-O)-methyltransferase, with amino-acid sequence MINIILYQPEISPNTANIIRTCFSANAKLHIIKPIAFDLHPHWLKRGAAGHFLSEIQHEIHENYEQFFQKYGHKNIYYITRYGLKNYSNVSFGTELQNSNELWIMFGTESTGIPKKIMQKNIDNCLRIPMNINCRSLNLANSVAIVLYETLRQNNFDGLSEYESQKGKDFILKKD; translated from the coding sequence ATGATTAACATTATTTTATATCAACCAGAAATTAGTCCTAATACAGCAAATATTATTCGCACCTGCTTTTCAGCTAATGCAAAATTGCATATTATTAAACCAATTGCCTTTGATTTGCATCCCCATTGATTAAAACGTGGTGCCGCCGGACATTTTCTTAGTGAAATTCAACATGAAATTCATGAAAATTATGAACAATTTTTTCAAAAATATGGACACAAAAATATATATTACATTACTAGATATGGCTTAAAAAATTATAGTAATGTTAGCTTTGGAACAGAATTGCAAAATTCAAATGAATTATGAATCATGTTCGGAACTGAAAGCACTGGTATTCCTAAAAAAATTATGCAAAAAAATATCGATAATTGTTTACGTATTCCTATGAATATTAATTGTCGAAGTCTTAACTTGGCAAATAGTGTTGCGATTGTTTTATACGAAACGCTAAGACAAAATAATTTTGATGGTTTATCTGAATATGAATCGCAAAAAGGTAAAGATTTTATTCTAAAAAAAGATTAA
- a CDS encoding DEAD/DEAH box helicase — protein sequence MKQIFVPDSTLIKKVDIKKLHSSKYLKLVNNLLDIKSRGDNAAFFKMSNVSSDLKKIVGIKNLKTIFSNYNFKIMLKNSFDSKSINDLKSITTVDQLNFWAKTYDYTITLKMQQNLQLDAEKWLNIYKKRIFDQNSNFIKSWKTNAKRIEEIYSETSIWPLFIGTYFIKYRKNDVYLYAPFILKAAKITFSGNSVYLENADENIIINEKIKYLIEQHSDKRLPILVNGEETTISEALDDIRNIESTYLNSGYDTNIFYESLLEFEKSDLENDGNLEIKPGVALLEASPGGTKLREAMINLIENDKIDKLIRIDDLRDYSKEAYDKALEKNNIARVTPSDFSQEKAIIGTLNNSSIIIGPPGTGKSQTIANILINVAKNNKRALFISQKKVALDVVLKRLGKYQNMMFQFSETAKVNRSEKEYFYKPIIEYFREINVANKYHEIDGFNSSFFSKNEFSYLNAKSEIGEIFNKDLEAYHRLKSSGEITENIVNFAIFYKMYNQFNSKNEFLNIFINLDKLSKKEIAKKFDYLSKNNFLTKSLDPKFGKMYQLAKKISKFYNENLKRYDIKDLLQLSNFIRLKSFIEFDKKEKEYSKFLDFKKIDNTTPELLELIYKNSAYKAKGRLDHYRQLGEDKRQKLNQFLGRLERKISPPYIITSLFDDIIKTVYNIYVGTPEILGNFIDFEKDHFDYVIFDEASQIYIEKAIPFISIADKVIVAGDNQQMQPSNWFSTRDDTEAEYNEEEITSLLDWAIHNHLPKHLLEMNYRSNSSELVLFSSKEFYDSSLKGLDSYLKKDKTSVEVIDVKGEWVDNHNEAECAKLIAVCEKNLKKYNSIILLAFNRKQQDYIREQIALLSPKIFEVLEDQVILRNIENIQGDEAELVIASIGYTAKTSLHSTYIGSKKGRNALNVAITRAKDKMIVIKSISTNDIDPKNENLLTFKRWLNYIQLKSDKQKLYIDDKNAAHNKNNKSQFIFEINSWLRDQNFSNDIKVELDYCVGSYNIDMAILDQKDNFIVGLNIDDSSYDVDLKSFIEKTIKTDFMSVKGYPIYRISNFRFNENKPSIFRFINTLLNK from the coding sequence ATGAAACAGATATTTGTTCCTGATTCAACATTAATAAAGAAAGTAGACATTAAAAAACTTCATTCATCAAAATATCTAAAATTAGTTAATAATTTATTAGATATTAAAAGCCGGGGAGATAATGCTGCTTTTTTTAAGATGTCAAATGTTAGTAGCGATTTAAAGAAAATTGTCGGTATTAAAAATCTTAAAACTATTTTTAGTAACTACAATTTTAAAATAATGCTAAAAAATTCTTTTGATTCAAAATCAATAAATGACTTAAAATCAATTACAACAGTTGATCAATTAAATTTTTGAGCTAAAACATACGATTATACCATTACCCTTAAAATGCAGCAGAATTTACAATTAGATGCTGAAAAATGGTTAAATATTTACAAAAAAAGAATTTTTGATCAAAATAGTAACTTTATAAAATCATGAAAAACCAATGCTAAAAGGATTGAAGAAATTTACTCTGAAACAAGCATTTGACCATTATTTATTGGAACATATTTTATTAAATATCGTAAAAATGATGTTTATTTATATGCTCCATTTATCCTAAAAGCTGCGAAAATTACTTTTTCAGGAAATTCAGTTTATTTAGAAAATGCTGATGAAAATATTATTATCAATGAAAAAATTAAATATCTTATTGAACAACATAGTGATAAGAGATTACCAATTTTAGTTAATGGTGAAGAGACTACTATTTCTGAGGCTTTAGACGATATTCGTAATATTGAATCTACATATCTTAATTCAGGATATGACACTAATATTTTTTATGAAAGTTTATTAGAGTTTGAAAAATCAGACTTAGAAAATGATGGTAACTTGGAAATTAAACCTGGTGTCGCTTTATTAGAGGCTAGTCCAGGTGGTACTAAATTACGTGAAGCAATGATTAACTTGATTGAAAACGATAAAATTGATAAATTAATAAGAATTGATGACTTACGAGATTATAGTAAAGAAGCTTATGACAAGGCTCTTGAAAAAAATAATATTGCGCGGGTAACTCCATCTGATTTTAGTCAAGAAAAGGCAATTATTGGAACACTAAATAATTCATCAATTATTATAGGACCTCCCGGTACAGGAAAGTCACAAACTATTGCAAATATCTTAATAAATGTAGCAAAAAACAATAAACGAGCTCTATTTATTTCTCAAAAAAAGGTGGCACTTGATGTCGTTTTAAAAAGGTTGGGTAAATATCAAAATATGATGTTTCAATTCTCAGAAACTGCAAAAGTAAATAGAAGTGAAAAAGAATATTTTTATAAACCAATAATTGAATATTTTAGAGAAATTAATGTTGCTAATAAATATCACGAAATTGATGGCTTTAATTCTAGCTTTTTTAGCAAAAATGAGTTTAGTTATTTAAATGCAAAATCGGAAATTGGTGAAATTTTTAATAAGGATCTAGAAGCATATCATAGACTTAAGTCAAGTGGTGAAATTACTGAAAATATTGTTAATTTTGCGATATTCTACAAAATGTATAATCAATTTAATTCTAAAAATGAGTTTTTAAATATTTTTATTAATCTTGATAAACTTTCTAAAAAAGAAATTGCTAAAAAATTTGATTATTTATCAAAGAACAATTTTCTAACAAAATCACTTGATCCAAAATTTGGTAAAATGTATCAATTAGCTAAGAAAATTTCAAAATTTTATAACGAAAATTTAAAGAGATATGACATTAAAGATCTACTTCAATTGTCTAATTTTATTCGTTTAAAATCATTTATAGAATTTGACAAAAAAGAAAAAGAATATTCAAAATTTTTGGATTTCAAAAAAATTGATAATACTACACCAGAACTTCTAGAATTGATTTATAAAAATTCTGCTTATAAGGCTAAAGGACGTCTTGACCATTATCGCCAACTAGGGGAGGATAAACGTCAAAAATTAAACCAATTTCTTGGAAGACTTGAAAGAAAAATTTCGCCGCCTTATATTATTACTTCGCTATTTGATGATATTATCAAAACTGTTTATAATATCTATGTTGGAACCCCTGAGATTTTAGGGAACTTTATTGATTTTGAAAAAGATCATTTTGATTACGTTATTTTTGATGAAGCTAGTCAGATCTACATTGAAAAGGCAATACCTTTCATTTCTATTGCTGATAAAGTTATTGTGGCCGGCGACAATCAACAAATGCAACCATCAAATTGATTCTCAACTCGTGATGATACAGAAGCAGAATACAATGAAGAAGAAATTACTTCATTACTAGATTGAGCAATTCATAATCATTTACCTAAACATTTACTTGAAATGAATTACCGTTCAAACTCAAGCGAATTAGTATTATTTTCAAGTAAAGAATTTTACGATTCTTCTTTAAAGGGCTTAGATAGTTATTTGAAAAAGGATAAAACCAGTGTTGAAGTTATAGACGTCAAAGGAGAATGAGTTGATAATCACAATGAAGCTGAATGTGCAAAATTAATTGCTGTTTGTGAAAAAAATCTAAAAAAATATAATTCAATTATTTTGCTTGCATTTAACCGTAAACAACAAGATTATATTCGAGAACAAATAGCATTATTATCACCAAAAATTTTTGAAGTTCTTGAAGACCAAGTTATTTTAAGAAATATTGAGAATATTCAAGGAGATGAAGCTGAACTTGTTATTGCCTCAATTGGTTATACCGCTAAAACTTCACTTCATTCAACTTACATTGGTTCTAAAAAGGGAAGAAATGCCTTAAATGTTGCAATTACTCGGGCAAAGGATAAAATGATTGTAATAAAAAGTATTTCAACAAATGATATTGATCCTAAAAATGAAAATCTTTTAACTTTCAAACGTTGACTTAACTATATTCAATTAAAATCTGATAAACAAAAACTTTATATTGATGATAAAAATGCTGCTCATAATAAAAATAATAAGTCGCAATTTATCTTTGAAATTAATTCTTGATTAAGAGACCAAAATTTTTCAAATGATATTAAAGTGGAATTAGATTATTGTGTTGGTTCTTATAATATCGATATGGCAATTCTAGATCAAAAGGATAATTTTATAGTTGGATTAAATATTGATGATTCATCTTATGATGTTGATCTAAAAAGCTTTATTGAAAAAACTATCAAAACTGATTTTATGTCAGTTAAGGGTTATCCAATTTATCGAATTTCTAATTTTAGATTCAATGAGAATAAACCTTCAATCTTTCGTTTTATCAATACTCTACTAAATAAATAA
- the rpsO gene encoding 30S ribosomal protein S15, giving the protein MVTKEKKAELVAKYGRNAKDTGYLPVQIAILTEDIESLKKHFLVNKKDLHSMRGFIAKVNQRKALLNHLKTEDYNKYLETIKALNIRK; this is encoded by the coding sequence ATGGTTACAAAAGAAAAAAAGGCTGAATTAGTAGCTAAATATGGTCGTAATGCCAAAGATACTGGATATCTACCAGTTCAAATTGCGATCTTAACAGAAGACATTGAAAGTCTAAAAAAACACTTTTTAGTAAATAAAAAAGACTTACACTCAATGCGTGGTTTTATTGCTAAGGTTAATCAACGTAAAGCATTACTAAATCACTTAAAAACAGAAGATTACAACAAATATTTAGAAACCATTAAAGCTTTAAATATTAGAAAATAA
- the rpsI gene encoding 30S ribosomal protein S9: MANKIRYYGLGRRKSSVARVYLLPGSGKFIINGKEAKEYLSSDLLIKDALSPFVITETVEQFDVLANVNGGGLTGQAGAIRLGIARGLIEASNNEYRSKLKEAGFLTRDARVKERKKFGLRKARRARQFSKR; encoded by the coding sequence ATGGCAAATAAAATTAGATATTATGGACTAGGTCGTCGCAAATCATCAGTCGCTAGAGTATATTTATTACCAGGATCAGGAAAGTTCATTATTAATGGTAAAGAAGCAAAAGAATATTTATCTTCAGATCTATTGATAAAAGACGCTTTAAGCCCATTTGTAATTACTGAAACAGTTGAACAATTCGATGTTTTAGCAAATGTAAATGGTGGTGGATTAACCGGACAAGCAGGAGCTATTAGATTAGGTATTGCTCGTGGATTAATCGAAGCATCAAATAATGAATATCGTAGCAAATTAAAAGAAGCTGGTTTCCTAACACGTGATGCCAGAGTTAAAGAACGTAAGAAATTCGGTCTAAGAAAAGCAAGAAGAGCTAGACAATTCTCTAAACGTTAA
- the rplM gene encoding 50S ribosomal protein L13, which translates to MRQTTIIRKEIVDKKWFIIDAANVPLGRLSTLVASILRGKNKPTFTPNVDMGDNVVVINAKEVLLTAKKDEKKIYYHHTGYPGGLKEITAAELRAKKPIALVEKAVRGMLPHTKLGRKQFKNLFVYADANHKQEAQKPMKIEVK; encoded by the coding sequence ATGCGTCAAACCACAATTATTAGAAAAGAAATCGTTGATAAAAAATGATTCATTATCGATGCAGCCAACGTACCTTTAGGTAGACTTTCAACTCTTGTTGCTTCAATCTTACGTGGAAAAAATAAACCAACATTTACACCAAATGTTGATATGGGCGACAATGTTGTTGTGATCAATGCCAAAGAAGTGCTATTGACAGCTAAAAAAGATGAAAAGAAAATTTATTATCATCATACAGGATATCCTGGCGGATTAAAAGAAATCACAGCTGCTGAACTAAGAGCTAAAAAACCAATCGCTTTAGTTGAAAAAGCAGTTAGAGGAATGTTACCTCACACTAAATTAGGTCGCAAACAATTTAAAAACTTGTTTGTATATGCTGATGCAAACCATAAGCAAGAAGCACAAAAACCAATGAAGATAGAGGTTAAATAA